A stretch of Spirosoma oryzicola DNA encodes these proteins:
- a CDS encoding AlbA family DNA-binding domain-containing protein: MTHSFTQDQFGKPMDSIDADDIRSYFSRERDESLSLEYKSFFQHEGDIKHKENGVLRTICSFLNSNGGLLIWGAPKGIKNATGQKVFIGDLSPVEKLYSKDDFINKISNRIKPFAAPIQVCKVEVDPGRYVYLIEVPESETKPHQFDDIYYIRLDGQTKVAPHYIIEALFKQIKYPDLNVFLRLDGFINLEKELNIRSVNIAITCFLINSSKFLHEYEPYYMLTINRGGFINKGKARIDNQLHIYNIPSITALTYNLPLVRREVIHIPIEDYYNWCDKDNSITLSITGGGKISPPKKSTYEIELVNAFNNKDLLLREDVNIKRVMDLMPVSLNQFYHEEWEGSEQERFNSILKYAQAR; this comes from the coding sequence ATGACTCATTCTTTTACTCAGGATCAGTTTGGAAAGCCAATGGATAGTATTGACGCTGATGATATTAGGTCATATTTCTCTCGAGAACGTGATGAATCATTATCACTTGAGTATAAGTCGTTCTTCCAGCATGAAGGCGACATAAAACATAAAGAGAACGGAGTATTAAGAACGATTTGTAGTTTTTTAAATTCAAACGGAGGGCTATTGATATGGGGAGCTCCAAAAGGCATTAAAAATGCTACTGGACAAAAAGTATTTATAGGCGATCTTTCACCAGTAGAGAAACTCTACTCAAAAGATGACTTTATCAATAAGATTTCTAATCGTATTAAGCCCTTTGCTGCACCGATTCAGGTTTGTAAAGTCGAAGTTGATCCAGGTAGGTACGTATATCTTATAGAAGTTCCTGAAAGCGAAACAAAACCGCACCAGTTCGATGATATATACTATATTCGTCTAGATGGTCAAACAAAAGTTGCTCCACACTATATTATTGAAGCTTTATTCAAGCAAATAAAATACCCAGATTTGAACGTCTTCTTACGTTTAGACGGATTTATAAACTTAGAAAAAGAGCTAAATATTAGGTCAGTTAACATAGCGATTACATGCTTTTTGATTAATTCGTCAAAGTTTTTACATGAATATGAACCTTATTACATGTTAACAATCAATAGAGGAGGGTTCATAAACAAGGGGAAAGCTAGAATAGATAATCAGCTACATATATATAATATACCTTCGATTACTGCCTTAACTTATAATTTGCCATTAGTTAGAAGAGAAGTCATTCACATCCCAATAGAAGATTATTACAATTGGTGTGACAAGGATAATTCAATTACACTGTCAATAACTGGTGGTGGGAAAATATCCCCACCTAAAAAAAGTACTTACGAGATAGAGCTCGTAAATGCTTTTAACAACAAAGACCTTCTTCTAAGAGAAGATGTGAATATTAAAAGAGTAATGGATTTAATGCCAGTAAGCTTAAATCAATTTTACCATGAAGAATGGGAGGGCTCTGAACAAGAGAGGTTTAATTCAATACTTAAATATGCACAAGCTAGGTGA
- a CDS encoding glucosaminidase domain-containing protein, with translation MITETELLYPETAVAIAVLETGNFSSRHMMKTHNWFGFRRNSRGYQKCVRKGYGEYASAQMMMADYQAWEYDICTKNGLTDERAFRRWIVKHYAEDPAYSTKLSTSLAEVNRTWR, from the coding sequence ATGATCACCGAGACCGAGCTGCTTTACCCTGAAACAGCGGTCGCCATTGCAGTGCTGGAGACGGGAAACTTTAGCTCACGGCACATGATGAAAACCCACAACTGGTTTGGATTCCGACGCAACAGCCGGGGCTATCAAAAGTGCGTTCGCAAGGGCTACGGTGAGTATGCCAGCGCACAAATGATGATGGCCGATTACCAGGCTTGGGAATACGACATTTGCACCAAAAATGGCCTGACCGATGAGCGGGCGTTCCGTCGATGGATTGTCAAGCACTACGCTGAAGACCCGGCATATAGTACCAAGCTGAGCACCTCACTGGCCGAAGTAAATCGCACCTGGCGATAA
- a CDS encoding DUF6712 family protein — protein sequence MLNQEILKAQLGSLQASMKFEQIQGFCLHAERWFRDEIGPELFAYLKTLNAATVDNRELLRLTHSCLAWYAYTLAFPHQKFRVGDLGMMKNSAQNTVAVTKWEYVDTRDANLSMLDLSLEYFWRELEIQKPEAWTASAAFKLRNKYFLRSAAELGQLLPIAGRNYRFFQKLITHIEDVENEQIRPALTPAVFADLKSKWQNPQATLSFDEEMLISLIRKALAYLAVYQAWPYLPLDINEDGISEKRSKSGINEGVAPDGNLRERMQQQLNLDGEKKLANVRSYLDETATPILFASYYQKYLTPGTEYEPDDFTDKPHVIL from the coding sequence ATGCTCAACCAGGAGATTTTAAAAGCGCAGCTGGGCTCGTTGCAGGCGTCGATGAAGTTTGAGCAGATTCAGGGTTTCTGTTTGCATGCCGAACGCTGGTTCAGAGACGAGATCGGGCCAGAGCTCTTCGCTTACCTTAAAACGCTTAATGCGGCAACGGTCGACAACCGGGAACTGCTCAGGCTGACGCATAGCTGCCTGGCCTGGTATGCCTACACGCTGGCCTTTCCGCACCAGAAATTTCGGGTGGGTGATCTGGGCATGATGAAAAACAGTGCGCAGAACACGGTGGCGGTCACCAAGTGGGAATACGTCGACACGCGCGATGCCAACCTGTCGATGCTGGATTTGTCGCTTGAATACTTCTGGCGTGAACTGGAGATTCAGAAGCCAGAAGCCTGGACAGCTTCAGCGGCCTTCAAACTGCGCAACAAGTACTTTCTGCGCTCAGCCGCTGAGCTCGGCCAGCTGCTACCGATTGCGGGCCGCAACTACCGTTTCTTTCAGAAGCTCATCACCCACATTGAAGACGTGGAGAATGAGCAGATTCGACCGGCCCTGACGCCAGCGGTCTTTGCTGATTTGAAAAGCAAATGGCAGAACCCGCAGGCAACTTTGAGCTTTGACGAAGAAATGCTCATCAGTCTGATTCGAAAAGCCCTGGCCTACCTGGCCGTTTACCAGGCGTGGCCCTATTTGCCGCTCGACATCAACGAAGATGGCATTTCCGAAAAACGCTCCAAGAGCGGTATCAACGAAGGGGTGGCCCCTGACGGCAACCTGCGCGAACGCATGCAACAGCAGCTAAATCTGGACGGTGAGAAGAAGCTGGCCAACGTGCGCAGTTATCTTGATGAGACGGCCACCCCGATTCTGTTTGCTTCATACTATCAGAAGTACCTGACACCAGGCACCGAGTATGAGCCGGACGATTTTACCGACAAACCTCATGTAATCCTTTAA
- a CDS encoding M15 family metallopeptidase: protein MASRSIEDLHPALAYAFGKAEAQYTLLYPEAPKPILTSTYRSNEEQLKLYNQPTDRKDNDGDGKIDEADEKVTNAKPGQSAHNFSPSLAFDVAFQDKAGKLDWSTLHFQRFAKLVLQTVGITWGGNFKSLIDLPHFELTDWAKRAAKK, encoded by the coding sequence ATGGCATCGCGTTCAATCGAAGATTTGCACCCCGCTCTTGCTTATGCATTCGGTAAAGCAGAAGCACAGTACACCCTTCTTTATCCAGAAGCACCTAAACCAATTCTGACCAGCACCTACCGCTCGAATGAAGAGCAGCTCAAGCTCTACAATCAGCCCACCGACCGCAAAGACAACGACGGTGATGGCAAGATTGATGAGGCTGATGAGAAGGTGACCAATGCAAAGCCCGGCCAGTCGGCTCACAACTTCAGCCCATCGCTGGCGTTTGATGTCGCTTTCCAGGATAAGGCAGGAAAACTTGATTGGAGCACCCTGCACTTCCAACGCTTCGCCAAACTGGTTCTGCAGACCGTTGGCATCACCTGGGGTGGTAATTTCAAATCACTCATCGATCTGCCTCACTTCGAGCTCACCGACTGGGCAAAACGCGCAGCCAAAAAGTAG